From Fusarium fujikuroi IMI 58289 draft genome, chromosome FFUJ_chr07, a single genomic window includes:
- a CDS encoding probable high-affinity phosphate permease, phosphate-repressible has protein sequence MPDYDEDMLPPPASGSQQDRTWGGNNAFHNFFNDFSHIPDPNLRRRLALSEIDKVPFGAYHVRAVLVAGVGFFLDSYDIFAINLITILLGVVFWGDPNPQNGFSGNDGYLPDPVNQAFKASTSAGIVVGMIVFGWLADGFGRRRMYGVELGIIILATLCCALISSSPAMGSTGLLIFWRIIMGIGIGGDYPLSSVITSEFAPTRWRGAMVAAVFSMQGLGQLAAAIVALITTVAFKDAFIGAADESQCGFECRLAADRAWRIIVGVGAIPACAALYYRITIPETPRYTFDVEHDVEKADADIKAYVASKSKGSFDVVHQVRSKRIAGRSLDVPRASWSDLISFFRQWANFKMLLGTTLSWFFLDLAFYGLGLNNTFVLQAVGYGAGNSLFEKLHNQAVGMIILTCAGSLPGYWTAILSVDTFGRKPLQVFGFLLLTIIFCILGFAYKSLSQGGLLALYIVGQFLFNAGPNTTTFIVPGECFPTRYRSTGHGISAAMGKIGAIIAQGISIPMVRHGSPEGCKGTDCSPNMDRLLQLFALFMLFGTLVSLLIPETKGMTLEELSGEPRTSYNSGCNGSISLGSPKLRAWNPFVGGQPAGFSYPRSRMSHFRKNDRVGIMTSPELMAETSRLRKPRIWRRHRKAKSSSGTDIALSTRSSGTGEDEIFPAGPPASSSTPPQPPPTWGAGWGRIDRGGPPPLLNSVQLQDVGSLLTK, from the exons ATGCCAGACTACGACGAAGACATGCTGCCTCCCCCAGCATCAGGCTCTCAGCAGGATCGCACTTGGGGTGGTAATAACGCTTTtcacaacttcttcaacgacTTCTCTCACATCCCCGACCCAAATCTCCGCCGCCGTCTTGCTTTATCTGAGATTGATAAAGTCCCTTTTGGCGCCTACC ATGTCCGCGCTGTATTAGTAGCAGGTGTTGGTTTCTTCCTTGACTCTTACGATATTTttgccatcaacctcatcacaaTACTCCTTGGAGTTGTCTTTTGGGGCGATCCTAACCCTCAAAATGGCTTCAGTGGCAATGATGGATATCTCCCTGACCCGGTTAACCAGGCATTCAAGGCCTCTACGAGTGCCGGCATCGTGGTGGGAATGATCGTCTTTGGATGGCTAGCCGA TGGCTTTGGTCGACGCCGCATGTATGGTGTCGAATTGGGTATTATTATCCTGGCAACGCTTTGCTGCGCTCTCATCTCGTCTAGCCCTGCAATGGGATCGACAGGTCTCCTAATCTTTTGGCGTATCATCATG GGCATTGGAATTGGCGGCGACTACCCGCTCTCAAGTGTCATTACATCTGA GTTCGCTCCGACAAGGTGGCGCGGCGCTATGGTTGCTGCTGTCTTCTCTATGCAGGGACTTGGACAGCTAGCAGCTGCTATTGTTGCTCTAATCACTACTGTTGCTTTCAAGGACGCTTTTATCGGTGCTGCTGATGAAAGTCAATGCGGTTTCGAGTGTCGACTGGCCGCTGACCGAGCATGGCGAATTATTGTTGGAGTGGGCGCCATTCCTGCCTGTGCCGCCCTCTATTACCGCATCACTATCCCGGAGACCCCTCGATATACCTTTGATGTGGAACACGACGTCGAGAAAGCCGATGCCGACATCAAAGCATACGTTGCCAGCAAGTCCAAGGGTTCCTTTGACGTTGTTCATCAAGTCAGGAGTAAGCGTATCGCTGGACGTAGTCTTGACGTCCCTCGTGCGTCCTGGTCTGATCTTATTTCCTTCTTCCGCCAATGGGCCAATTTCAAGATGCTATTAGGAACAACCTTGTCCTGGTTCTTTTTG GACCTCGCTTTCTATGGTCTTGGCCTTAATAACACCTTTGTCCTTCAAGCAGTGGGCTATGGTGCTGGTAACTCCCTTTTCGAAAAGCTTCACAACCAAGCTGTTGGAATGATCATTTTGACATGCGCTGGATCACTCCCTGGCTACTGGACTGCCATTCTCAGCGTCGACACCTTTGGTCGCAAGCCGCTGCAGGTTTTCGGATTTCTTCTACTCACTATTATCTTCTGTATCCTTGGGTTTGCTTACAAGAGCCTCTCACAGGGAGGGTTGCTTGCGCTCTACATTGTGGGCCAGTTTCTCTTCAATGCTGGCCCTAACACGACCACCTTCATCGTTCCTGGCGAATGTTTCCCTACCCGATATCGATCGACCGGTCATGGCATCTCGGCCGCCATGGGCAAAATAGGGGCAATCATTGCGCAGGGCATCAGCATCCCTATGGTGCGACATGGATCACCCGAGGGCTGTAAGGGCACCGATTGCTCACCTAACATGGACCGACTGCTTCAACTCTTTGCCCTTTTCATGTTGTTTGGTACTCTGGTTTCCTTATTGATCCCCGAGACCAAGGGCATGACCTTGGAGGAGCTTTCTGGAGAACCCCGCACAAGCTACAATTCTGGATGCAATGGTAGTATCAGTCTTGGGTCGCCAAAGCTCAGGGCTTGGAACCCCTTTGTCGGTGGTCAACCCGCAGGATTCTCGTATCCTAGATCCAGAATGAGTCACTTCCGAAAGAATGACCGCGTTGGCATCATGACATCGCCAGAGCTCATGGCTGAGACGTCTCGGCTTCGGAAACCTCGGATCTGGAGAAGACACCGCAAGGCCAAGTCGAGCAGCGGTACAGATATCGCTTTGAGCACTCGAAGCTCTGGTACAGGAGAGGATGAAATCTTCCCAGCAGGCCCCCCTGCATCTTCATCTACTCCTCCACAGCCACCGCCGACTTGGGGAGCTGGCTGGGGACGGATAGATAGAGGAGGACCCCCTCCGCTGCTGAACTCAGTCCAACTGCAGGATGTTGGCAGTCTCTTGACGAAATGA